One window of the Mobula birostris isolate sMobBir1 chromosome 19, sMobBir1.hap1, whole genome shotgun sequence genome contains the following:
- the gmnn gene encoding geminin → MTTNMKHRFDADNSTPSIKNFTSGVASHTSLRRTLQVIQPVATSDQLVGRINESHKQSPKRKYWNDDQPKSCKKSRTQIPQDFAGCNNENSGTDMTKEAYQLLVKSNPSSLYWKELAEERRKALFQVLQENERLHKEIELKDEDILKLQKENQDLMELAEHVQYMADMIEKLTGQSADELMLESEQGAEEAHGSEELKLESQEAEERESKLTIEPVEESDDKCSLRESEEED, encoded by the exons AATTTCACCAGTGGAGTTGCAAGTCATACATCACTAAGACGAACATTACAAGTAATTCAACCTGTTGCTACTTCGGATCAGCTTGTTGGCAGGATAAATGAG TCCCACAAGCAGTCTCCTAAAAGAAAGTACTGGAATGATGATCAACCAAAGAGCTGCAAGAAATCACGCACACAGATCCCTCAAGACTTTGCAGGGTGCAACAATGAAAACTCAGGGACTGATATGACAAAAGAAGCTTACCAACTTCTTGTTAAGT CAAATCCTAGTTCTCTGTACTGGAAGGAGCTAGCAGAGGAGCGGAGAAAAGCCCTTTTCCAGgttttgcaagaaaatgaaaga TTACACAAAGAAATTGAACTTAAAGATGAAGATATTTTGAAGTTGCAGAAAGAGAACCAAGACTTAATGGAATTAGCAGAACATGTACAGTACATGGCTGATATGATTGAG AAATTAACTGGACAGAGTGCTGATGAATTAATGCTGGAGTCAGAACAGGGAGCTGAAGAAGCACATGGTTCTGAAGAGTTGAAGCTGGAATCACAAGAAGCTGAGGAAAGAGAGTCCAAGCTGACTATTGAACCTGTAGAAGAATCTGATGACAAATGTTCCTTGAGAGAATCTGAGGAAGAAGATTAG